Sequence from the Methanosarcina siciliae T4/M genome:
CGGCTACCTGGCTCCCGGTGATCGAAACCCCATCAACAAGATCCTCATCTATGATTTCCATGGCAGTTTTAGAGTTGATCAGCAGGGTCTTAAACACATTTTCAGGCAGTCCGGCTTCGGTAAAAACTTTTTCAATCCCAAGAGCCGACATTGGCACGTTTCCTGCATGCTTCAGCAGGCACACGTTTCCGGCAGTCAGTGCGGGAACTGCAAACCTGAAAGCCTGCCAGAAAGGGAAGTCCCAGGGCGCGATCCCGAGAATAATTCCCAGAGGCTCAAAGGTGACATAGCTCTTTTCGGCTTCCGTTTCCACAACTTCATCTTTCAGAAACTCTGCTGAATTTTCCGCGTAATAGTCACAGAGACATGCGCAATTATCAACCTCTCCAAGAGCTTGCCTGATAGGCTTTCCCATTTCTTTTGTGATAATTTCGGCGTACGCCCTTTTGTTCTGTCGGAGTACCTCAGCTGCCCGTGCAATATACCTGGTTCTTTCCTCAACCGAAAGCGAGCTCCAGCCTGAAAAAGTAGCTCTGGACTTTTTGATCTGCTCTTCGCAGTCTCCGAAAGATAATGCATCGAAAATCCAGTTTACTTCTTCAGTATAAGGATTAATAGATTTGATTTTCATGACCTCCCCCCTAAAAAGAGTCTTTTAGTAATATTGAAATTCCCGCTATTAGAATTTAAGGACAGGTAAAACTCTTAAAAGGAAAATGTGATCAAAATTATCTTGAAGTTCCTGTTTCCGGAATGAACTTCCATGTCATCTGGCCAAGTAAAAAATGAACTAAATAACGAAACTATGTTCAGAAGCTGGCAGTAATAGTTATAAAACCAGAAATATTAATTATAGAGCACTCAATAAATGGGGGGAAAATATGAGAAAAGCATTGCTTGTTTTAATGGTTATTTTTGGCGTATTCCTGGCAATAGGATGTACAGGTACCGAACAACCGAATGAAACAGGAACTCCAACTGAAAAGATAACTGAAACTGAAGAAATGGCTGCAACCGAAAAAATGACTGCAACCGAAGAAATGGCTGCAACCGAGGAGATGACTGCAACCGAAGAAATGGCTGCAACCGAAGAGATGACTGCAACCGAAGAGATGACTGCAACCGAAGAGATGACTGCAACCGAAGAGATGATGAACGAGACAGAAGAAATGAATGTAAGTGACGTAGGAGGCGCAGAAGAAGAGGAAATTCTAGCTGGAGAGGAAATGACAGCTGCAGAGGAAGAAGATAATGAAACTGAAACCGCAACAGAAAGGACCGGAGTAATCCAGGTAACTCCTACCAAATAAATGATGGATGCGGCAGTTCAAAACTCTGCTTTTGATTCTAAACAGTTTGCAGTATTAAATATGATAATATTTCAATATGGATGAATAAGGGTTTTCGAAAACAAATGAAGGCGTAATTACAGCATTTTAGTCTGATAAACAGAATAAGAAACATTTAAGATCTGTTTCTTGAAAAAAACTTCCATGGATTCCTTTATTCAGTCCATCTAATATTGAATGGTTATGTAGATCGATTATTTTTAAATATGTCTTTTTAAATATCTCATCTTTATATCAGTTGAGCTATGCTTATGCTTTTTCGTTTTGTCAAGTTGCCGAACACCTTAAATAGCCTTATTTTTAGAGTCTTTTGTTATTATGTTTAGAACCTGGTAGGAATTATTATCAAATCAAACTATTATTTATAAACATCTGATAGATCTGATATTTAAGTGGGGAGACGATGAGAAGAAAATTTGTTCTTTTGCTAGTTTTATTTAGCGTCTTTATGGCAATAGGATGTACAAGCAACATGGGCAATAACACTCAAATATCTGCAACTCCAACCGAAACGCCTCCAATCCCAGTTGAAGAACCTGCAACGGTGCCGGATTCAAATGTAATGCCTGAAACCGGAGGTGAAGGAAAGATTGTTGAAGTATCGATTAAAAATTTTTCCTTTAACCCGGAACCGGTCAAGAAGTTCCATTCTAATTTTTTTGATGTAGTCAAGAAGTTTTGAAATGGAAGATATTTTAATATGTTGTAATAAATTCAAATTTCAAAAATAAAAGAATTGAATTCCAATTAAAAGGCAAACTTTGTATATTGAATATATCACAGTTAAAACTTTCAATTTTTCTTTGTAAAGATTAGGGCCTATACACAGAACAATCGTGGATGATAATATAGGAACTTAAAAGTCTTCTCAGGGGCAAATTATTTAAGAAAAACAGTTACCCTTTTAAATCATGATTTATCCTTTCAAGTACAACTTTTCTGCAAGTTCCGGATTTTTCCATTTAAACATTAGTGGCAGTCCTGCATATTTTCAGTACGATACTGTTAACTTAAATAAACCCAAAGTTTCATGTAGAAAACAGCCGGAAATATACGTTTAAATCAGGAAAAATCAGGAAATAAAAACAAAATAACAAAATGGAAATGACTCCTACAGACCCCCTTTATTTTGGCGTTCTTATTTTTACAGGTGCCTTTGCAGGCATTATCTCAGGGCTTCTGGGTATAGGGGGAGGCTTTATTATGTCTCCTGTCCAGTACTGGCTTTTGCAGGAAACCGGGATGGACCCGGATCTGGCCATAAGGGCGGCTCTCGGAACAAGCCTCTTTGTGATCCTGATAAACGCTATAATTGTTACCCAGAAATATCACAAAAACCATGCAGTGCTCTGGAAACCGGCTCTGATTATGGGAATTTCCGGTTCGATTGCCAGTTTCGCAGGGGCAGCAGTAGCTTCTTACCTGCCGGCCTCAACCCTGAGTACAATTTTCGGGGTCGTGATCATAATTGGAGCCCTGAAAACTTATACCACCCCGGCTGTAAAGAAAAAAGAGAAAATTCGCACCAATCAGGTATTTTATATCTTTGGCGGTCTCTTCATAGGCTTTTTTTCAGGTCTCCTCGGGATTGGGGGAGGAGTAGTCGGAATTCCGGTCATGTTGATTTTTCTGCATTTCGATATGAGAAAAGCTGTCGGGACCTCGGCGGCAATTATGCTCTTTACCTCTTTCGGAGGGTCAGCCGGATATATTCTCAATGGCTGGGGACAGGCCGGGCTTCCTCCTTATTCTCTTGGCTATATCAATCTCCTGAACTGGATATTACTTGTAGTCCCCGGGCTTCTTGCGGCAAGAACAGGAGCAGAAGTTGGCCATCTGGTAAACCCGGAATATTTAAAACACCTTTTTGTACTTCTTATGGTCTACGTAGGGCTGGAAATGATAGGAGTTATTTGAATTCAGGCACTTTCAATAGCTTTTACAGGGTCGAGTTTTGCAGCTTTTCTTGCAGGGTAGATACCTGAAATTATGTTTACTATGAAAGCAAAAAAGGCAGCATATAAAAAATTAAGGGGCTTTACCTCAAGAGGAAGGGTCTGAAGTCCGAAATACATTTCCTGAGGGACTTCGATTTCATAATTCTGCAGGGCAATGGTCACAATGTACCCGAGAATGATGCCGAGCACCAGACCTATGGCTCCGAGGACCAGGGACTGGAAAAGAAAGACAACCATTATGCTTTTTTGGGAAGCTCCCATCGCTTTCAGGATACCGATTTCCCTTGTCCTCTGAGCAACGATGGTGATAAGGGTATTTGCAATCCCGAAGCCTGCAATCCCGTAGATCAGAAGATAGAAGATATTCACAAAGATCATCTGGGTGTCAAGGAGGTTGAGAATATCAGCATTTGCTTCGCTCCAGCTTACGGCATCAAGCCCTGTTTCTTCTTCAATTGAGGCCGCAATGGCTTCAGCCTGGTAGGGGTCTGCAACCCGGACTCCGATGGTGCTCACAACGCCGGGCTCGTCAAAAAATTCCTGTACCGAATCGAGCCTTGCATAGGTTGTTACCTCGTCCGCAGAAGTACCGGTATGGGTTAGCCCGATAACCTTAAATGAAGTTGTTTTCGAGCCCGGAAAAACGGCATCCACCCTATCCCCCACACGGACCTCAAGGTTTTCCGCAAGCTTATCCCCGAGCAGAATCCCGTCCCTTGTGTGGACAAGGGTCATAAAATCCCCCTCTACAACATCCTTGCTCACTCTCATCACATTCTCTTCAGCCACAGGGTCAACTCCCTGAAGAGAAACCCCTTCAGCATTGTCCCTGTATTCCAGTGCCACCTGGCCCAGGTATTTAGGGGATACGGCTATAATTCCTTCTTTCTCGGCAATTCGGGCAGATGTATGCCTGTAGAGATGTATGAACTCTTCGTTCTCATCCTGAGGAGTGATGACAATATGTGGATTATTTTCTATGCTTGAGCTTATAAGTTCATCCTGAAAGCCCGAAAGCATTGCCATCATCACTGTGATCACTGCAACCGCCAGAGCAACGGCAAGTATGGCAAAAAGGGTCTGCTTTTTTCTGGATAGTACCTGCCTCAAAGCGATTTTCAGTTCATACATCTGGATAAACTCCTGGACCCACCCAAACATTAAGAATATTCCGGAGGCAAAACTATTATAAATATTCGAGTAAGTCTGACCTGCATAGCATTTTAAACCTTTGAGAAATTTAACTTCTAATTATGTTCAGGTTTTAAGACTTTTAAGTCAATATAAACCATTCTGACAGTTTAGATTTTAAGACTCTTATTCATTCTTGGAGGGCTGATTATAAAGCTGTTTCTGATACAGGAAAGAAAAATCCCTTGAATCTCTGATCCCATGCAACCTCATTTGTTATACTGAACCATTCATGTCCTGGCAGATTGTAGAATCAAAAAATGAACATTGCGACCTCTATGGGCTTAAAGGTCAAGATAATGTTATTGGTAATGGAACATATGAAAGCAGAGGCGCCCAAGAAAACAGTATGTTGCAGATGAAATTAGTCCGATTAGTTACCAGATGCATTTCGAACAAAATCCCTCTTTTTGTCACAGATGGGTTGTACGTATTTTAACTTCTGTAGAGAGCATGGGAGATTAACGTATGAAGATGAAAGAGGTGTTAAATGTAACAATACACCTGCAAGAGAATGTGGAATTACTGGTTCAAAGTGGAAACTGCGCGACCTTCTGACATTTAAGGTTGCAAAACATCAACCATATAACAATTGACGACCCTTGTTTTTTCTTTCAATAATTTTAACCATTCTTTTTCCTGTCAATGGTTCACAGGCGAGGAATATATTGCATATCTCACAACGTTCGTATTCATAATCATACCTGGTTCGTTGCCGGTTCAATTCTCCTCTAACACATCTCTTCTAATGCATGATTTTTAACAACTGATTTCTACCGCCTAATTACTACTGTCTTATTTTTCTGGTGTAACACCTTCTGTTCACAGTGTTTACCTGTTTTGCTATAAGAAAAATCTTTTATCATATCAAATGTTATAATTTTCTAAAAAAATAATAATAAACATGTAAATGCATAGAGAATTAGCAGGTTGAAATAAACGAGCTGCAAGGTAGCTTGAGCACGGTTAACCGGGGCATCTGGAGTCTTTTTAATGGCTTGAATTCCTCCGGTTTGTTGAATTATTCCCACAAAAAATGAGGATTGTCTATGAATCGGGTTTTTAAGTTCATTTTGGTCATTTTTATGCTGCTTGTTGTAATCGGAGCAAGCGCCTGTACAGATAAAGAAACGGAAGGGACTGCAGAAGGTGCGGAGTCCGGAGAAGGCTCTCAGGACCTTGTGGTGGGTGTAGGTACGGATGTCAACAGCTGGTACCTTGATATGTTTGCATCGGGAGACGCACGTTTTGTCTGGGCTCAGGTCTATGAAACCCTTGTGAGGCTTGATTCGGACCTGAACGTTATCCCCGGGCTTGCGGAGTCCTGGGAAAGTTCTGATGACGGCAAAACCTGGATCTTCCACCTGCGTGAAAATGTGACTTTCCATGACGGGACTCCTTTTAATGCGGATTCGGTTGTTTTCTCTTACTCCAACCAGTCCTATGTAAGGCAGGCCGTTTTAAGACCGGTCCAGAGTGTGGAAGCTCTTGACGACCATACCGTGCAATTCGTCCTGGCAAAACCCATGCCTCTGCCTTTTTACCTGACCCACGTAGCCTGGCCTGTAATGGGTCCGAGCTGCCTTGATGCCGAAGGGAATTTTGTCAAACCCGTTGGGACCGGGCCTTTCGAGTTTGAATCGCAGGCAAAGGACCAGGAAATAGTGCTCACAAAAAACGAAGCCTACTGGGGAGAAAAGCCGTTGCTTGATAAGGTTACGTTCAAAGTAATCCCGGAGGCCGCTACGCGGGTAATTGCCCTTGAGACCGGAGAGGTGGACATGATCATCAAGGTTCCTGAGTACGATGTCGCAAGGCTCGAAGCTGAAGAGGGAATCCGGATACACAGGAAACTCACGACCTTTACGGACTTCCTGCAGTTCAACTGCGAAAAGTCCCCCTTCGATGATACGAGGGTACGCCAGAGTGTTGCTTATACAATCGATACCGAGACTCTCGTAAACGAAGTGCTTGAAGGTATCGGGGAGCCGGCAGGCGGAAGGGCCTATTCCCCTGTAATGATGTACTCGGACCCTGACCTTGAGACATATACCCCGGACCTTGATAAGGCAAAGGCTCTCCTTGAGGAAGCCGGATGGAAAGATGCTGATGGGGACGGGATTGCAGAAAAGGATGGAGAACCCCTGCATGTGACCCTTGTAGTAAGTAAAGGGGTCTGGGCAGCCAGGCATAACCCCATGGCTCAGGTTGTGCAGGGCGCCCTTAAGGAAATAGGAATGGATGTGGAAATCCAGGTGCTTGATGACGGAGCCATAAGCAAACTCGAAAGCGCTGGAGACTTTGATATGATACTCAGGAGCGGTTATTTCGTCTGGGGACCTTACCCGAGGCATTTCTTCGTACACCATTCCGGAAACCCCTATTCGCATTACAACAATGAGACCTATGACCAGCTCGTCGACGAAGCCGATATGACCCTTGATTCGCAGGAGCAGGAAGAGCTCTATCATTCCCTGCAGGTTTTTGTGATCGATGAAGTTCCGGCTTTTTACCTTGTACATGAGGAAAAGATCGTTGCAACCGGACCTGCGGTAAACGGGTATGTCATAAGTTCCGAAGACCCCTGGCTGAACCTTTCAGGGGTCTACCTGGAAAGAACGTAAGGTGCAAAGCCCGGAAGATGCCCATGTGGAAGTACATAGCAAAACGTCTGGCAATGGTTTCCGTCGTAATCGCAGGAGTTACGCTTGTAGCTTTTTCTGCGATGTACCTTGCTCCCGGCGACCCTGCCGAGGTTATCGCCCTTGCAAGGTACGGAGACGACCTGAGTGCCAGCCAGATTGAAACCCTGAGCGATGCAGAAGGGCTTGATGCTCCCGTGCATATGCAGTACCTCATATGGATGGGGCACCTGCTCCGGCTGGACTTCGGAAAATCGCTTGTGACTTCCGAAGATGTCCTTACTGAAATCCTCCAGAAACTACCTGCAACTGCAGAACTTGCAATTGTCAGCCTGCTGGTTTCCCTGCTGATCGCCCTGCCCACTGGAGTCCTGGGCGCACTCAGAAAAAACACCCTGCTTGACAGCGGCTGTATGTTTGTTTCTCTGGTAGGGGTTTCCGTTCCGAACTTCTGGCTTGGGCTTCTTCTGATCTGGCTTTTTGCCCTGACCCTCCACCTCTTCCCAAGTTTCGGGTACGGAGGCCTGGAACACTTTGTACTTCCTGCTCTCACCCTTGGCAGCTCAATGGCTGCGGTTACTGCAAGGCTCACCCGGGCAAGCCTGCTGGAAGTACTGGGGCAGGATTACATCCTGGCTGCCCGGGCCAGGGGCTTTGACGAGCGCACCGTCCTTTTCCGGCATGCCCTGAAAAATGCTTTGCTCCCGGTTATTACATTTGCAGGAATGCAGTTCGGATACCTTCTGGGGGGGGCCGTGATTGTGGAAAGCATCTTTTCCTGGCCAGGCATTGGAAAACTTCTTGTCGACTCGATTTTTGCGAGGGACTTTTCCATGGTCCAGGGCTGTGTCCTCTTTATTGCCGTGCTCTTTTCCCTCTCCAGCCTTGTAGTCGATATCCTGTATGCAGTGCTTGACCCGAGGATAAGATATGACCGATCTGATTGAAAGAACCGTGAGAACTGAAAAGGCATACCTGGCTGAAAAAAGGTTGAGTTTCGGGGAATTCAGGAAGAACAGACTTGCAGTCTCGGGTATCCTGCTTATCACCGTCCTCTGCGTTCTGGCCCTATTTGCCCCAAACCTTGCTCCGCACGACCCCCTTGCCCAGAGACTTGACAGCAGGCTTCTTTCTCCTTCTCTGGAATATCCTTTCGGGACCGATGAATTGGGGCGCTGCATTTTTTCAAGGGTTATCTACGGCACACGCATTTCTCTGGGTATCGGTCTTCTTGTAGTTGCGGTAACATCCATTGCAGGCACATCCCTGGGGCTGCTTTCCGGGTACAGGGGTGGCATGCTGGATGAAGCCATAATGAGAGGAGTAGATATCGTGATGGCTTTTCCCAACATCATCCTTGCCCTTGTGATTGCAGGGCTGATGGGTCCTGGCTTTTCAAGTGTAGTCCTAGCCCTTGTTTTTACCCAGTGGCCTGCTTACGCCAGGCTCGTGCGCGGACAGGTGCTGTCTCTCAGGAAGAGGGCTTTTGTGGAGGCTGCAAGGGCTTTGAGACCTTCAAGCTTCTACATAATGAGAAAACATATCCTCCCGAACTGCATGGATCCCGTAATCGTGCTTGGAACCCTTGAAATTGCGCACGTTATTATCTTTGCTTCGGCCCTGAGTTTTCTCGGACTGGGAATCCAGCCTCCTGTTCCGGAATGGGGCTCCATGCTCAAAGCCGGGATCCCATACCTATTCACAGCTCCCCATCTCACATTTTTCCCGGGCTTGATGATCATTTTCACGGTCTTTGCGTTCAATTTTGCAGGGGACGGTTTGAGGGAAAGACTTGGACAGCCTGCAGATCAGGAGGTGCTGGCAAGGTGAGTTCTCCTCTTCTTTCAATAGAGTACCTGAATGTTACTTTTAAAACCTCAAAAGGACCTCTAAAAGCCAATGAGGGTATTTCCCTTGAGATAAGGGAGGGGGAGACCCTGGGGCTTATCGGGGAGACAGGGTGTGGAAAAACCACTCTGGGAAAGGCCATTTTGAGGCTGCTCTCAGGTAACGCGAAAATTGAAGGAAAAATAGTTTACAGGGACACGGATCTTCTTTCCCTCCCCGAAAAAAAAATGAGACTTTTCAGGGGAAAGGAAATCGGAATCATGTTCCAGAACCCTTCAGCCTGTCTCAACCCTGTCCTTTCTACAGGAAGGCAGATTGCAGAAATTTACCGCTACCATGAAGGCGTGGGAAAAAAAGAAGCAGAAGAGAAAGCCGGAGAAATGCTTGAGCTTGTGGGAATAAACTCTTTGAGAGGGCATGACTACCCGCACCAGTTCAGCGGCGGGATGCTGCAGAGAGTTATGGTTGCAATAGGACTTGCCCTCAGGCCCGGACTCCTGATAGCAGATGAACCTACAAAGGGACTCGACACGGACACGAAGGTGCAGATTGCAGAGCTTATTGACGGGCTTATACGGCGGGAAAATGCTTCCATGCTCCTTATCACGCATGACCTGGAGCTTGCCGGCAGCTTTGTTGATAGAATTGCAGTCATGTATGCCGGAGAAATTGTTGAAGTCGGAAAGGCAGCTGAGGTAATTTCCAACCCCAAACATCCCTATACCCTTGACCTGCTGCATTCGCTTCCCGGAAAGGGGTTCAGGACCGTTTCAGGGCAGGCTCCGGGTCTCCTTTCTCTTCCTCAGGGATGCAGGTATCATCCCCGTTGCAGCTTCCGGCTTGAGGTCTGTTCACAGGTCCACCCGGCACTTCGAGGATTTTGTGATGAGCACCTTACCCGTTGCTTTCTCTCCGAAATGGGCAGGAGAAAGGAAACTGCTCCCCGGTCTTCCCTTACCGAACAATCTGCTCCCTCGTATGTGGAGGAGGAAGCATGAAACTGTTGAAGGTAGAGGACCTGAAAAAGTACTATTATTCAGGATTGTTCAAAAAAGAGGTCCATAAGGCAGTTGACGGGGTCAGTTTTGAGCTCGAAAGAGGAGAAACTCTAGGGCTTGTCGGAAAGAGCGGCTGCGGAAAATCTACGCTCGGGAGAACGGTTTTAAGGCTGCTTGAGCCTACTTCGGGGCGAGTCCTTTTCGAAGGGCAGGATATCTCGGGCTTTAAAGGCAGTGCCCTGAAAAATCTGGGGATCAGAATGCAGATTATTTTTCAGAACTCGGAATCCTGCCTGAACCCGAGGATGAAGGTCTATGAGGCCATTGCAGAACCCCTGCGGCTTCACAGGCTTTGTGAAAGGGACGAAGAAAAAGGACGGGTGCAGGAGCTTATCGAAGCAGTTTCCCTGAGTGAAGAACTGCTTTTCCGCTATCCCCGGGAGTTGAGCGGAGGTCAGCTCCAGAGAATTGCAATAGCCAGAGTCCTTGGCATGAAACCTGAGTTCATAGTTGCGGATGAACCCACATCCATGCTTGACCCGCTTGTCCAGGCCCAGATCCTTTCCCTGCTGAAAAGCCTTCAGGAAAACTACGGGATCAGTTTCCTTTTTATCTCACATGATATGGAAGTTGTAAAGTGGATGAGCGATGAGATCGCGGTTATGGAAGAGGGAAAAATAATTGATTTCAGGTAATCTCCAATTGATTTCCGATTAGTTTCCAATTGATTTCCGATTTGCTACCATCGGTTTCCGATTGATTTCCAATTGATTCTTTCATATCTGGCAGTTACATGCTAGCAATTACATTCAATGAAAAGACGAAAAGAAAGCGTAAAAAAGAAAGTGTAAAAGGAGATTGAACATGAAAGTAAAGAACGAATTAATGGAAACTCCAGCTGTGGATTCGGACCGTCTCGTCAAGACCATGGAAAACTCGACCAGGGGACTGAAAGAGTACAGGTTGATCGGTACGGCTCTTGAACTTGAAGTTTTTGAAGCTCTGAAAACCCCCCTTCGGGCAGGGGAACTTGCCGAAAAAATGGGTTTTGATCCGGTGTTAGTCCCTCATTTCTGTGAAGCTCTTGTCAGGCTCGGGATGCTGGACAGGGTTGAGGAGGTAGCTGAGGAAGAGGGGAAGGAAAAAGAGGGCGAGGAAAAAGCCGGAAAAAGCCCGGTTTTGCCCCGGTATGTGAATTCGGAACTTACCGCTACTTATCTCCTAAAGGAAAGTCCTTTTTCTCAGCATCAATATCTTTCCGAAATGTCCAGAAATGCTGCCCTCTGGACCCGTTTGCCTGAGCTTATTAAGCAGGGGCCGGTAGTTGTAGATAAAGGTCCTTTTTTCTGGGGGATTATAAGTTGCATGGCTGAAAACACCCGTTGTGGCCTGCTCCAGGAAGCTGTATGTACGGTTATGGAAAGCGTTGATCTGGGAAAGGTCAGAAGACTCCTGGACATGGGAGGAGGACACGGACTTTATTCCATTGCTTTTGCAAAAATGAACGAGCAGTTAGAAGCCTTTGTATTCGACCTTCCCCCTGTAACCATAAAAACGAAGCAGTATATTGAAAAATACGGGGCTTCCAATGTGGACGTAATTCCCGGAGACTTCTTTAAGGACGAACTCGGTACCGGGTACGACATGGTCTTCTCGTCCTTTAACCCTGGCGGCAAGGCTCCCGAACTTATTCCGAAAATCGCTTCAGCCCTGAACGAGGGGGGTTTTTTCGTAACCCTGCAGGTCCCTGACGAAAATACCGAATTTGACCCTCTCTTCAGCCTGGACTGGAACCTCTGGACCTTTGAAGACACAAAGAAAGGAGGTACTGGATACTGCTTTGAAAACAGCGTTCCTTTCAATGAATATATCGGGATGCTGGGGGATTACGGGCTTGAAGTATTCAGGATCCTGGACCTGAAAGAGGGGTCAAGGATGGTGTTTACAAAAAAGAAGTGAAACTTCGGGGCTTGAACGGGGCCATTTTCATGCTAGACGCAGAAGAGTGGTCTTGCAAATTGTCTTTCAATTAGTGAGGAATAATGAAGGAGTGAAAAGAGAACAGATCAAAATATAGCCAGAATTATATAGCCAGAATTTGGAGATTGCTGAGGGCACTGTAACACTGTAAGAAACTAACAGATAGAAATGATCTATGGAGTTTTTCCAATACATTAATTATGCCTGATTCCTAAGATCTGATGTCCTGAATATAACATCTCCCGTTCACAGCGTTTACTGCCCTTGCTATAAGAAAAATCTTTTATCTTATCAAATGTCATGATATTTTGGTAAAATAGTAATTTTAGGGGCAAATGCATCGGGAATTATCATTTTGAAATATAGATTATCTAGGTTTGGCTCAACACAGTTAATCGAGATCTCTGGAATCCCTTTAATGGCTTGAATTTCTCCGGTTTGATTTCCGGTTTTGATCTCTTTCATTTATTCCTTTAAAAATAGGAGGGTCGAAAAAGGTTTGAATTGATCTTTACTGTGAAACTGCTTCCATGAAACTGTTTACCGCTCAACGAATTCATATTACCCTGTTTACTTTACATTTTATAAACTGTAAATTTACTGTCGAATCAGAGAGATAGGTAAAGAAGTAATGAATCAAAGAAATATATGGGAATAGGAGAAATGGTATGGAAAATAACGAAAATCAAACGGAATCATTTTTTGACTTGCTGGAAAAGCCCGATATAGACCCGGAAAGATTTTTCAAGCTTGTTGATTCTTCTGTTAGGGGTCTGAGGGAGTTCAGGCTCATTGCTGCAGCTATTGAACTTGGGGTATTCGAAGCTCTTAAAGTTCCTTTACCAGCAGGGGTCCTGGCCGAAAAACTTGGCTGTGATCCGGTGCTCATGCCTCACTTCTGCGAGTCTCTGCACAGCCTCGGGCTCCTTGACAGGTTTGAGGAAGGGATACATGAGGACGTAAATGCGCAGATGCGGGAAAAAGACGAATCCGAAGTCGGTACTGAAAACCCGAACCCCGATTCAGGAGGAATGAATGTGGGGGCAGTGTACCTGGTCTCGGAACTGAGTGCAACGTATCTTCTGGAAAACTCTCCTTTTTCCCAGCAGCATTACCTTGCCGAAAGGCTCAGGAATGCTGAACTCTGGACCCGGCTTCCGGAGATTATGATGAAGGGGCCTGAGATTGTCGAGAAAGGTCATTTCTTCGGAGAGGTAGTCCACTGCATGGCTGAAAATGCGCACTGTGGACTGCTGCAGGACACGATCAGGGTTGTGCTGGAACATGTAGATTTTACAAATGTCAAAAAGCTGCTGGACCTCGGGGGAGGACACGGGCTTTATGCGATCGTTTTTTCTAAGTTGAATGAAGGACTTCAGGCTTTTGTTTTTGACCTCCCTCCGGTTACGCACAAGACAAAATATTTCATAGAAAAGTATGGAGCCTCAAATGTGGACATAATTCCCGGAGACTTCTTTACTGATGAAATCGGAAGCGGGTATGACCTTATCTTTTCTTCCTTTAATCCCGGGGGGAAAGTGCCTTCCCTTATCCCGAAGATTTCCGAAGCTCTCAACCCCGGAGGCGTTTTTGTAACCCGGCAGGTCCCTGATGAAAAAATGAAGTCCAGCCCTCTGCTCAGCCTTGATTGGAACCTCTGGACCTTTGAGGATGTAAAGAAAGGAGGGTCAGGATACAGTTTCGAAAACAGTGTCCCCTTTTCCGAATATATAGAAATGCTGGGCAATTACGGGCTTGAAGTCTTCCGGGCACTTGACATGAAAGACGGGTCACGGATCGTATTTGCCTGGAAAGTATAAGTTAATTTTTACAGTGAAAAGGGTACGGGAATAGGAATCCTGAATTGAAAGGGATGTCGCAGTTCCTTCTAACAGGAACTGTTTGATTATATTTTGTGAAGAGTTGAGTTCCGGACAGAA
This genomic interval carries:
- a CDS encoding sulfite exporter TauE/SafE family protein; its protein translation is MTPTDPLYFGVLIFTGAFAGIISGLLGIGGGFIMSPVQYWLLQETGMDPDLAIRAALGTSLFVILINAIIVTQKYHKNHAVLWKPALIMGISGSIASFAGAAVASYLPASTLSTIFGVVIIIGALKTYTTPAVKKKEKIRTNQVFYIFGGLFIGFFSGLLGIGGGVVGIPVMLIFLHFDMRKAVGTSAAIMLFTSFGGSAGYILNGWGQAGLPPYSLGYINLLNWILLVVPGLLAARTGAEVGHLVNPEYLKHLFVLLMVYVGLEMIGVI
- a CDS encoding ABC transporter permease, which codes for MYELKIALRQVLSRKKQTLFAILAVALAVAVITVMMAMLSGFQDELISSSIENNPHIVITPQDENEEFIHLYRHTSARIAEKEGIIAVSPKYLGQVALEYRDNAEGVSLQGVDPVAEENVMRVSKDVVEGDFMTLVHTRDGILLGDKLAENLEVRVGDRVDAVFPGSKTTSFKVIGLTHTGTSADEVTTYARLDSVQEFFDEPGVVSTIGVRVADPYQAEAIAASIEEETGLDAVSWSEANADILNLLDTQMIFVNIFYLLIYGIAGFGIANTLITIVAQRTREIGILKAMGASQKSIMVVFLFQSLVLGAIGLVLGIILGYIVTIALQNYEIEVPQEMYFGLQTLPLEVKPLNFLYAAFFAFIVNIISGIYPARKAAKLDPVKAIESA
- a CDS encoding ABC transporter substrate-binding protein; this translates as MNRVFKFILVIFMLLVVIGASACTDKETEGTAEGAESGEGSQDLVVGVGTDVNSWYLDMFASGDARFVWAQVYETLVRLDSDLNVIPGLAESWESSDDGKTWIFHLRENVTFHDGTPFNADSVVFSYSNQSYVRQAVLRPVQSVEALDDHTVQFVLAKPMPLPFYLTHVAWPVMGPSCLDAEGNFVKPVGTGPFEFESQAKDQEIVLTKNEAYWGEKPLLDKVTFKVIPEAATRVIALETGEVDMIIKVPEYDVARLEAEEGIRIHRKLTTFTDFLQFNCEKSPFDDTRVRQSVAYTIDTETLVNEVLEGIGEPAGGRAYSPVMMYSDPDLETYTPDLDKAKALLEEAGWKDADGDGIAEKDGEPLHVTLVVSKGVWAARHNPMAQVVQGALKEIGMDVEIQVLDDGAISKLESAGDFDMILRSGYFVWGPYPRHFFVHHSGNPYSHYNNETYDQLVDEADMTLDSQEQEELYHSLQVFVIDEVPAFYLVHEEKIVATGPAVNGYVISSEDPWLNLSGVYLERT
- the nikB gene encoding nickel ABC transporter permease — translated: MWKYIAKRLAMVSVVIAGVTLVAFSAMYLAPGDPAEVIALARYGDDLSASQIETLSDAEGLDAPVHMQYLIWMGHLLRLDFGKSLVTSEDVLTEILQKLPATAELAIVSLLVSLLIALPTGVLGALRKNTLLDSGCMFVSLVGVSVPNFWLGLLLIWLFALTLHLFPSFGYGGLEHFVLPALTLGSSMAAVTARLTRASLLEVLGQDYILAARARGFDERTVLFRHALKNALLPVITFAGMQFGYLLGGAVIVESIFSWPGIGKLLVDSIFARDFSMVQGCVLFIAVLFSLSSLVVDILYAVLDPRIRYDRSD
- the nikC gene encoding nickel ABC transporter permease subunit NikC, which encodes MTDLIERTVRTEKAYLAEKRLSFGEFRKNRLAVSGILLITVLCVLALFAPNLAPHDPLAQRLDSRLLSPSLEYPFGTDELGRCIFSRVIYGTRISLGIGLLVVAVTSIAGTSLGLLSGYRGGMLDEAIMRGVDIVMAFPNIILALVIAGLMGPGFSSVVLALVFTQWPAYARLVRGQVLSLRKRAFVEAARALRPSSFYIMRKHILPNCMDPVIVLGTLEIAHVIIFASALSFLGLGIQPPVPEWGSMLKAGIPYLFTAPHLTFFPGLMIIFTVFAFNFAGDGLRERLGQPADQEVLAR